In Sphingomonas sp. BGYR3, the genomic stretch GCCGCGTCCGGCCCGCGCATCACGCCGCCGCTCCGTTCCGGCCGCCATCCTGCCGATTGTTGCCGATGAACGCCTCGATCCGCCCGACCATTTCGGGCCGGGGTTCGCGGCCGTTCCGCATGTCCAGCACCAGCCGGGGATCGCGCGCCACCAGCCGCCCGAACTTGGTCGGCGGCATCTGCTGATCGCGCAGGAACCGTTCGATTTTCCACAACATCTCCATCGCATTGACCCCCGTGAGTCGCTCCAATATGTTCCTGAAATGTTCTTTCAAATCCAACTTGTCTAGGAAAAATCCTTGGCCTATGACGGAACAATGGATGACGATGCGCAACGCACCGCGCTGGCCCGGTTGATCGATGCCAGCGGCGAAAGCCTGACCGCCCTGTCGCGGTTGATCGGGCGCAACGACGCCTATCTTCAGCAATATCTGCGGCGCGGTTCGCCCCGCCGTTTGCCAGAGGCGGAGCGGGGGCGGCTTGCCCGGTATCTGAGCGTGCCCGAATCGGCATTGGGCGGGCCGGTCGTCCCCGCTGCGGTCGCGGTGCCGCGGCTCGATCTGGCGGCGGCGGCGGGGCGGGGCGCGCTGGCGGACGATGCGGCGATGCTGGCGATGACCAGCGTGCCTGCGGATCTGTTGCGCGCCCTTCGCCTCGATGCGGCAACGCTCGCCTTTCTGCGGGTACAGGGCGAATCGATGGAACCGTTGCTGGCGCCCGGCGACGAGATTCTGGTCAACCGCGCCGATCGCCGCATCACGCATCAGCCCCGGTTGATGGTGGCGCGGGTGGACGGCGCGCTGGTGGTCAAACGGATCGCGCTTGCCCCGGCCGGGGTCCGGCTGATCAGCGAACACCCCGCCTGGCCGCCCGTCGATCTGGCCCCCGATGCGGTCGAACCGGTCGGCCGGGTGGTGTGGATGACGCGCCTGTTCTGACGGCGTTGCCCCCGCAAATGGTGAATGCGCCGCTTACCCTGTCTCTGCACCAGCCGCGCAGGGTTTTGCATTACGGGGCATGACCAACGAAAAAACAGCCAAGGCGCCTCATGCACGACCTGTTCTACCTGTCCGATCCCGGCGAAGTTGCCATGGCTCAGGACCTGATCCGCGAATTTGGCGAGGATGCGGGGTTCGAAGCGGCGGAACGGGCGGATCACAGCCGGACGGTGGGCAATTACCTGCACTTCTGCCGCTGGCGTCAGATCGAGCGGCTGATCCTGGTGCTCGGCAATCCGGTGGCGGTGGGCACCATCCACTGATAGCTGGGGCGCGGGCGCGGAAATGCGCCACAGTTGACCGGAAAAACGCCGCCAAGTCATTGTGAGGGCCTGCTGCTTGCGGCATGGATCGCCTTGATGGCGTGCGTGGATCGCTTTTCGGCGGGTGGAATCGCCGCTGCATTGCTGCTGGCGATGGGCGGAACGACCGCGCATGCGCAGGACATTGCGCCGCCCGCACCGCCGCCGCCGCCGGTACCCGCTGCCCCCGGACCGGAACTGGACCCCGATTCGCCGATGGCCGACCTGCCCGATTTCGGGGTGGACTGGCCGGACCTCGCAACGCCGCTACCCGGTGAACAGGCGGATGCCACCGACCCCGATGCCGTGGTGGTCGAGGGCGCGGCCGAACGGCGCTATCGCTATGCGTTGCAGGGGGTGGACGGCATTGCCGACCCCCTGTTCCTGCAGCGCTTTCGCGAAGGGTCGGCGCTGGAGGCGCATGACGACGAACCGTCCAACGCCGCGCAGATCGAACGGCGCGCGCGGCAGGATGTGGAACTGCTCGACGAACTGATGCGCGCGGCCGGCTATTACGACGCCCGCGTCCGGCCGCGGATCGGCGCCGAAGCGGACACCATCCTGGTCACGCTCGATGTGACGCCGGGGCCGCGATACACGATCGATACGGTCGCCTTGCCCGGCCTGGACGCCGCCGGGCCGCGCGCCGACGAACTGCGCGGCGCACTGACCCTCAATCCCGGCGATCCGGTCGATGCCGACAAGGTTGTGGCGGCCGAGGACAAGCTGCGCACCACGATCGGCAGTCAGGGTTTCCCCTTTGCCGAGGTGGGGGAACCGGCGCTGGTCGTCGATCACGATACCCGCACGGCGACGCTGACCCTGGATGTTCAGCCCGGCGGCGAGCGGCGCTTCGGGCGGATCATCACCACCAATGACCGCGTGTTCGATGGCGACCATGCCCAGGATATCGCCCGGTTCCGCCCCGGCCAGCTGTACAATGCCGCCGATGTCGATGATCTGGAGCGCGCGATCATTCAGACGGGCCTTGTCTCCTCGGTCAAGCTGACGCCGGTGGAGGGGGAGGCGCCCGGCACGGTCGATCTGTCGCTGGCCATGGAGCCAGCGCCGTTCCGCACCATCGGCGCGGAAATCGGCTATGGAACCGGCGAAGGCGCCCGGATCGAGGGCAACTGGACGCACCGCAATTTCGTAAAGCCGGAAGGCGCGCTGACGCTGCGCGGTGTGCTCGGCACGCTGGAACAGGTGGCGGCAACGACACTGCGGTTCAACAATTTCGGTCAGCGCGACCGCGTGCTGACCGTCGGCATCGCCGCCACGTCGCTGCGGCGAGAGGCGTTTCAGGCGACGGGGTTTCAGCTGTTCAGCACGCTGGAACGGCAATCGAACATCTTTTTTCAGAAACCCTGGACCTGGTCGATCGGCACCGAACTGGTCGCCACCGATGAACGCGATACCATCGTGGGCACGGGCGAGTTTCGCCGGCGCACCTATTTCATCGGCGCGCTGCCGGCCAGCCTGACCTATGACGCATCGGATGACCTGCTCAATCCGACGCGCGGCTTTCGTCTCGGCGGACGGCTGAGCCCCGAAGTATCACTGTCCGGCAGCGTGTTCGGCTATGCCCGGCTGCAGCTCGACGCCAGCTATTATCAGCCGGTGAACGACACTCTGGTCGCCGCCGCCCGCGTCCGCATCGGATCGATCCTTGGCGCCCCGCGTGACGGCATTGCGCCATCGCGCCGTTATTATGCCGGGGGCGGCGCATCGGTGCGCGGATACGGATTTCAGGCGATCGGGCCGCGCGATCCCAATGGCGATCCGATCGGCGGCCTCAGCCTCACCGAATTCTCGCTGGAGGCGCGGGCAAAGGTGTGGGGCAATTTCGGTGCCGTCGCCTTTCTGGACGGCGGCAACATCTATACCGACACCTCGCCGGGGATCAGCGATTTCCGGTACGGGGCCGGGGTCGGCCTTCGCTATTATTCCAATTTCGGCCCGATCCGCATCGATGTGGGCACGCCGCTCAATCCGCAGCCGGGCGACAGCCGCATCGCGGTCTATGTCTCGCTGGGGCAGGCCTTTTGACCGAGGGGGCGGACACCGCACCTGCGTCGACGGGGCAGCGGCAGGGCGTGCGCTGGGGCCGCTGGGTGCTGGCGGCGGTCGCGCTTATTCTCGTTGCGATCGCGGCACTGGCCCTGTGGATCGACACGCCGGGCGGGCATCGCGTTGTTGCCCAGCGGATCGGGATGCTGCGCCCGGCCAATGGCATCACCTATTCGGTGCAGCGGATCGAAGGGTCGCTGTTCGGCCGCGCCCGCATCTATGGTCTGGCGATCCGCGATCCAAAGGGACTGGTATTCTATGCGCCCCGCGCCGACCTCGACTGGCGGCCGCTGGCGGGGATCGCCAACCGGCTAGATATCCGGTCGCTCGTCATCCCGGAATCGGTGCTGCTGAAACTGCCCGAACCGACGCCGACCGGCCGACAGGGTCCCATCTTGCCGGGGTTCGACATCGCCATCGCCCGGCTTCAGGCCGACCGCCTGCTGATCGGGCGGCGCGTTGCCGGGCGGGTGCGCGAAGGGATGCTGGCCGGCCGCGCCGATATCCGCGACGGCCGCGCGCTCGTTGATCTGACCGCGCTGGTCGCGGGCAGCGACCGGCTGCGCCTGCGGCTGGATGCAGAGCCGGATCGCGACCGGTTCGATCTGGATGGCGTTGCGCTGGGCAGCGGCGACGGCATCCTCGCCCGGCTGACGGGCCTGAACCGGCCGGTCAGCGCGGCGGTGCGCGGCGATGGCAGCTGGCAGCGGTGGCAGGGGGGCGCAGCCGTGCGGGCGGCAAACGTCCCGCTGGTTCAACTGTCCATCGCCAATCAAAGCGGCAATTTCCGCCTGAACGGCACCCTGGATCCTGCGCCGCTGATCGGATCGCGGGTCCGCGCGCTGTTCGCCCCGCGCGTGACCATGGTTGCCGCCGGCACGTTCCGCGCCCGCCGGATCGAGGGGCGGCTGAACCTGCGTTCCGATGCCCTGTCGGTGGAAAGCGAGGGCGGCGTCGACCTTCGCACCAGCGCCTTTCGCAACCTGCGCACCGTCGTCCGGCTGTCGCGGCCGGCGGCCCTGCTGCCCACCATGACGGGGACGCCCGTCGAACTTCGCCTGGTGCTGGACGGCGCCTTCGATACCGCCCGGTTCGATTACCGGCTGGCGGCGGAACGGGTGGCGTTCGGCAATACGGGGTTCGACCGGGTGCTGGCCGCGGGGCAGGGCCGGTTGTCCCGCACGCCGGTGACGGTGCCGATCCGCCTGTCCGCCGCGCGCGTGACGGGCGTGGGCGATGTGGCGGGCGGCATCCTGCGCAACCTGTCGGTCGATGGCGCGCTTCAGATTACCGGACGCACCCTGACCGCCAGCGACCTGCGCGTCCGTTCGGACAAGCTGAACGCACGCGCCGGGCTGCTGGTCGATTTCCCCAGCGGCCGGTACGAGGTGATGCTGAACGGCGGTCTGACCCGGCTGCTGATCCCCGGCCTTGGCATTGTCGATGTGCAGTCGCGACTGTCCGTCGTTCCCGATCCGGGCGGCCGGGGCGTGCGCGTGGTCGGGCGCGGCGTGGCGCAGGTCCGCCGGTTCGACAACGCGTTCCTGCTGTCGTTGGCCAAGGGGCTGCCGCGCGTCGAAACCCTGCTGGAACGCGGCAATGACGGCGTCATCTATTTCCGCAGCGCCCGGCTGACCTCGCCCGGCCTGACCCTGTCCGGCAATGGCTATCGCCGCAATGACGGCACGTTCCATATCGAGGCGGCGGGCCGCCACGTCGATTACGGCCCGGTTCAGCTGGTGCTGGATGGCCCGATCCAGCGGCCCCGGATTCAGCTGAAACTGGCGCGGCCCGGCCTTGGCCTTGGGCTTGCCGGCGTCGATGCCACGCTCGATCCGACGGCGCAGGGGTTCGATTTCGCCGCGACGGGCCAGTCGCTCGCCGGCCGCTTTGCCAGCGATGGCGCGATCCTGCTGCCCCCCGGCGGCACGGCGCAGATCCGGTTCGACCGCATCGACGTCAGCGGCGGCCGGGCATCCGGCACGCTGTCCATCGTCTCCGGCGGGGTTCAGGGCGCGCTGGCGCTGGCCGGCGGCGGACTGACCGGCACCGCCAATTTCTCAGCTCCCGGCGGGGTTCAGCGGATCGACGGCACGATCGAGGCGCGCGAGGCGCGGCTGGCCGATGCCTATGCCATCCGCCGCGGCCGCGCGACATTCGCCGTCGTGCTCAATCCCGGCGCGCCCAGTATTGAGGGCGACGTGCGCGCCTTTGGCGTGTCGAACGGCAGCCTGCGGATCGCCCGGCTTCAGGGAACGGCAAAGCTCGTGAATGGCGAGGGGCAGGTGCGCGCCACCATCGCCGGTGCACGCGGGCGCGGGTTTGAAATCTCCACCGTCACCGACATCGCCGATGGCGTCTATCGCATCGGGCTGGAGGGGACCGTCGACCGCCGCCCGATCAAGCTGGATCAGCCCGCAGAGCTTCGGTTCACGCCCGATGGCTGGGTATTGTCGCGCAGCCGCCTGACCTTTGCCGGGGGCAGCACGACGATCGGCGCGTCCAGCCAGGACGGGGCCGTTCGGGCCGATATCGCCGCATCGGCGCTGCCCCTGTCGCTGCTGGACATCGCCTATCCCGGCCTTGGCCTTGGCGGCACGGTGTCGGGCACGCTTGCCCTGACCGATCGGGGCGACGGGATGCCGACCGGGCGGATCGACGCCCGGGTGCGCGGCCTGACCCGGTCCGGACTGGTGCTGTCGTCCCGCGCGGTGGACATGGGGGTGACGGGCGTGCTGGACGGCGGCCGCGCCGCTGCCCGCGCCGTCATCGCCAGTGGCGGGCAGACGATCGGGCGCGCGCAGATGCGCCTGTCGCCGCTGTCGGGACGCGGCCCCCTGATGGATCAGGTGTTCGCCGCCCCGCTGTTCGCCCAGCTGCGCTATAGCGGCCCTGCCGACACGCTCTGGCGGCTGACCGGGCTTGAACTGTTCGACCTGACCGGCCCCGTCGCCATCGGTGCGGATATCGGCGGCACGCTGAACGATCCCGACATTCGCGGCTCGCTCCG encodes the following:
- a CDS encoding S24 family peptidase, coding for MDDDAQRTALARLIDASGESLTALSRLIGRNDAYLQQYLRRGSPRRLPEAERGRLARYLSVPESALGGPVVPAAVAVPRLDLAAAAGRGALADDAAMLAMTSVPADLLRALRLDAATLAFLRVQGESMEPLLAPGDEILVNRADRRITHQPRLMVARVDGALVVKRIALAPAGVRLISEHPAWPPVDLAPDAVEPVGRVVWMTRLF
- a CDS encoding autotransporter assembly complex family protein, translated to MACVDRFSAGGIAAALLLAMGGTTAHAQDIAPPAPPPPPVPAAPGPELDPDSPMADLPDFGVDWPDLATPLPGEQADATDPDAVVVEGAAERRYRYALQGVDGIADPLFLQRFREGSALEAHDDEPSNAAQIERRARQDVELLDELMRAAGYYDARVRPRIGAEADTILVTLDVTPGPRYTIDTVALPGLDAAGPRADELRGALTLNPGDPVDADKVVAAEDKLRTTIGSQGFPFAEVGEPALVVDHDTRTATLTLDVQPGGERRFGRIITTNDRVFDGDHAQDIARFRPGQLYNAADVDDLERAIIQTGLVSSVKLTPVEGEAPGTVDLSLAMEPAPFRTIGAEIGYGTGEGARIEGNWTHRNFVKPEGALTLRGVLGTLEQVAATTLRFNNFGQRDRVLTVGIAATSLRREAFQATGFQLFSTLERQSNIFFQKPWTWSIGTELVATDERDTIVGTGEFRRRTYFIGALPASLTYDASDDLLNPTRGFRLGGRLSPEVSLSGSVFGYARLQLDASYYQPVNDTLVAAARVRIGSILGAPRDGIAPSRRYYAGGGASVRGYGFQAIGPRDPNGDPIGGLSLTEFSLEARAKVWGNFGAVAFLDGGNIYTDTSPGISDFRYGAGVGLRYYSNFGPIRIDVGTPLNPQPGDSRIAVYVSLGQAF
- a CDS encoding translocation/assembly module TamB, which codes for MTEGADTAPASTGQRQGVRWGRWVLAAVALILVAIAALALWIDTPGGHRVVAQRIGMLRPANGITYSVQRIEGSLFGRARIYGLAIRDPKGLVFYAPRADLDWRPLAGIANRLDIRSLVIPESVLLKLPEPTPTGRQGPILPGFDIAIARLQADRLLIGRRVAGRVREGMLAGRADIRDGRALVDLTALVAGSDRLRLRLDAEPDRDRFDLDGVALGSGDGILARLTGLNRPVSAAVRGDGSWQRWQGGAAVRAANVPLVQLSIANQSGNFRLNGTLDPAPLIGSRVRALFAPRVTMVAAGTFRARRIEGRLNLRSDALSVESEGGVDLRTSAFRNLRTVVRLSRPAALLPTMTGTPVELRLVLDGAFDTARFDYRLAAERVAFGNTGFDRVLAAGQGRLSRTPVTVPIRLSAARVTGVGDVAGGILRNLSVDGALQITGRTLTASDLRVRSDKLNARAGLLVDFPSGRYEVMLNGGLTRLLIPGLGIVDVQSRLSVVPDPGGRGVRVVGRGVAQVRRFDNAFLLSLAKGLPRVETLLERGNDGVIYFRSARLTSPGLTLSGNGYRRNDGTFHIEAAGRHVDYGPVQLVLDGPIQRPRIQLKLARPGLGLGLAGVDATLDPTAQGFDFAATGQSLAGRFASDGAILLPPGGTAQIRFDRIDVSGGRASGTLSIVSGGVQGALALAGGGLTGTANFSAPGGVQRIDGTIEAREARLADAYAIRRGRATFAVVLNPGAPSIEGDVRAFGVSNGSLRIARLQGTAKLVNGEGQVRATIAGARGRGFEISTVTDIADGVYRIGLEGTVDRRPIKLDQPAELRFTPDGWVLSRSRLTFAGGSTTIGASSQDGAVRADIAASALPLSLLDIAYPGLGLGGTVSGTLALTDRGDGMPTGRIDARVRGLTRSGLVLSSRAVDMGVTGVLDGGRAAARAVIASGGQTIGRAQMRLSPLSGRGPLMDQVFAAPLFAQLRYSGPADTLWRLTGLELFDLTGPVAIGADIGGTLNDPDIRGSLRANGSRIESGLTGTALTDIQSTGRFTGSQLLLDRFQAKTRGDGRVSGTGSFTFSARGFAFDLNAEAQNAELINLDNLGARVTGPIRIRSDGSGGTISGDVRLNSARYQLGNAAATATPLPRLNVREINLPFGREEETTPIEPWRLDIRARTNNLAVTGLGLDSIWRADLVIRGEPTDPAITGEATLDRGDYEFAGRSFELERGVIRFDGRTPANPSLDIVAQADADNLNASILVRGNALRPEISFASTPALPQDELLSRLLFGTSITNLSAPEALQLAAAVAALQGDGGGGLNPINAVRSAIGLDRLRILPADPQTGAETSIAAGKFLTRRAYVEIITDGQGYSATRAEFRLTRWLSLLGSISTIGRQSVNVRVQRDY